A window of Microbacterium luteolum contains these coding sequences:
- a CDS encoding DMT family transporter: MPSSRLRWMRFRPQEAALIAITAVWGSTFLLVHWAMQHSGPWFFVGVRFLIAGLISVVIFRRVLRGIRWRDVGAGVAIGVMIYLGYGLQTVGLQTIDSSTSAFITAMYVPLVPLAQWAVFRKRPPAMAFIGAGLAFLGLLLIAGPDAFTFSLGTGEIATMISTLPIAAEIILISVFAGKIDLGRITVVQLLTAGALGLLTMPVVGEGIPEFSWIWVGCAVGLGAASCLIQLTMNWAQKSVSPTRATIIYAGEPVWAGVIGRIAGERLPVTALVGGALVVLGILVSELKLIRRRRE, translated from the coding sequence ATGCCCTCTTCCCGTCTTCGCTGGATGCGCTTCCGTCCGCAGGAGGCCGCGCTCATCGCGATCACCGCGGTGTGGGGCAGCACGTTCCTGCTCGTGCACTGGGCGATGCAGCATTCCGGCCCGTGGTTCTTCGTCGGCGTGCGGTTCCTCATCGCCGGACTCATCAGCGTCGTGATCTTCCGTCGCGTCCTGCGCGGCATCCGGTGGCGGGACGTGGGCGCTGGCGTCGCGATCGGCGTGATGATCTACCTCGGCTACGGCCTCCAGACCGTCGGACTGCAGACGATCGACAGCAGCACCTCCGCCTTCATCACCGCGATGTACGTGCCTCTCGTCCCCCTCGCACAGTGGGCGGTGTTCCGCAAGCGCCCTCCGGCGATGGCGTTCATCGGTGCGGGCCTCGCCTTCCTCGGGTTGCTGCTCATCGCCGGCCCCGACGCGTTCACGTTCAGCCTCGGCACGGGCGAGATCGCGACCATGATCAGTACCCTCCCCATCGCGGCCGAGATCATCCTCATCAGCGTGTTCGCCGGGAAGATCGATCTCGGACGCATCACCGTGGTGCAGCTGCTGACCGCGGGCGCGCTCGGGCTGCTGACGATGCCGGTGGTCGGCGAGGGGATCCCCGAGTTCTCCTGGATCTGGGTCGGCTGCGCGGTCGGCCTGGGTGCGGCCAGCTGCCTGATCCAGCTCACCATGAACTGGGCGCAGAAGTCGGTGTCGCCCACCCGGGCGACGATCATCTACGCCGGAGAACCGGTCTGGGCCGGAGTCATCGGGCGCATCGCCGGCGAGCGTCTGCCGGTCACCGCGCTCGTCGGCGGGGCGCTCGTCGTGCTCGGCATCCTCGTCAGCGAGCTGAAGCTGATCCGTCGACGCCGGGAATAG
- a CDS encoding sulfurtransferase, with protein sequence MSSFVSVTALKDLLSQGAPVRLIDVRWRLDRPEAGHDDYLTGHIPGAVFAPLDTELSTHGAPSEGRHPLPSTATLQAAARRWGVNDGDIVVAYDDAKSTAASRAWWLLRQAGIDVRVLDGGLRAWKAAGFDVATDDVTPEAGDVVLEEIGGDALSIDEAAAFPASGVLLDVRAPERYRGETEPLDPQAGHIPGARNLPTMLHLDAEGRLLDPETVRATFAGVGVTPGTPVAAYCGSGVTAAHTALILSEVGIDAKVFPGSWSQWSNTPGRPVATGDQPG encoded by the coding sequence ATGAGCAGCTTCGTGAGCGTGACCGCGTTGAAGGACCTCCTCTCTCAGGGTGCCCCGGTGCGCCTGATCGACGTGCGGTGGCGGCTCGACCGTCCGGAGGCCGGGCACGACGACTATCTGACCGGGCACATCCCCGGCGCGGTGTTCGCTCCGCTCGACACCGAGCTCTCCACGCACGGCGCTCCCTCGGAGGGAAGGCATCCGCTCCCGTCCACCGCGACGCTTCAGGCGGCCGCCCGCCGCTGGGGTGTGAACGACGGCGACATCGTGGTCGCTTACGACGACGCGAAGAGCACGGCTGCTTCGCGGGCATGGTGGCTCCTCCGCCAGGCCGGCATCGACGTGCGGGTGCTCGACGGGGGCCTCCGCGCGTGGAAGGCCGCCGGGTTCGACGTCGCCACGGACGACGTGACCCCCGAAGCCGGCGACGTCGTGCTCGAGGAGATCGGCGGCGATGCGCTCTCGATCGACGAAGCAGCCGCGTTCCCGGCATCCGGTGTCCTGCTCGACGTGCGCGCTCCCGAGCGCTATCGCGGAGAGACCGAGCCGCTCGACCCGCAGGCCGGACACATCCCCGGCGCGCGCAACCTCCCCACGATGCTGCATCTCGACGCCGAGGGGCGCCTGCTCGACCCGGAGACCGTCCGTGCGACGTTCGCGGGTGTCGGCGTCACACCCGGGACGCCCGTCGCCGCCTACTGCGGCTCCGGCGTCACCGCTGCGCACACGGCGCTGATCCTCAGCGAGGTGGGCATCGATGCGAAGGTGTTCCCCGGATCGTGGAGCCAGTGGTCGAACACGCCAGGTCGGCCGGTCGCGACAGGTGATCAGCCCGGCTGA
- a CDS encoding acyl-CoA synthetase, whose product MRNVQLLRALFAAVAALMITFSSDHSAPVGLSVFSGFVLVTALIQVLAAWLVLPAGSRWPQVLLAAFGIIAGMASGVPAWRSDDLFFVVVSAWAIVTGGVELLAGIRARRTADPLARDAITIGALGILLGVVLLLIPAGFVQEYTIDKAGTFLLSGIILGVGMFGGYAAIVAVFLGIAGLTPKRADAVAAAAAPHAAVGAHTATATDTDQSAASAERGGER is encoded by the coding sequence ATGCGAAACGTGCAACTGCTGCGCGCGCTCTTCGCCGCCGTCGCCGCACTGATGATCACGTTCTCCTCCGACCACTCCGCTCCGGTGGGGCTCTCCGTTTTCAGCGGCTTCGTCCTGGTCACGGCGCTCATCCAGGTGCTGGCCGCGTGGCTGGTGCTGCCCGCGGGGTCGCGCTGGCCGCAGGTCCTGCTGGCCGCGTTCGGCATCATCGCCGGCATGGCGAGCGGCGTTCCCGCCTGGCGCTCGGATGATCTGTTCTTCGTCGTCGTCTCGGCCTGGGCGATCGTCACCGGTGGGGTCGAGCTCCTCGCCGGCATCCGCGCGCGCCGCACGGCCGACCCGCTCGCTCGGGACGCGATCACGATCGGTGCGCTCGGCATCCTCCTCGGTGTCGTCCTCCTGCTGATCCCCGCCGGATTCGTCCAGGAGTACACGATCGACAAGGCTGGCACGTTCCTGCTCTCCGGCATCATCCTCGGCGTGGGCATGTTCGGCGGCTACGCCGCGATCGTCGCCGTCTTCCTCGGCATCGCCGGCCTCACCCCGAAGCGGGCGGATGCCGTCGCCGCTGCCGCCGCGCCGCACGCCGCCGTCGGTGCTCACACGGCCACGGCGACAGATACCGATCAGAGCGCAGCCTCGGCCGAGCGCGGAGGAGAGCGATGA
- a CDS encoding glycosyl hydrolase family 95 catalytic domain-containing protein, translated as MMVPLSRRQVLQVGGLALLAPFAPQFLAARPAAAGVHGAGVSLRAVAAGAIPRPELSPHALWYGTPAANWETQALPIGNARLGAKLFGNPDAEIIQFSEQSFWGGVNDYDNALAGQPDGAYDTSVTGFGSFRDFGEVSVAFGARNTVTSPGGPYEVSGGESVEKTYDGDSGTKWCLIAPPAEVIWQADLAEPIAVSSYSLTSANDVPDRDPQDWRLEGSADGATWVALDSRAEAPFAQRFFTKSFAFANTEVYGHYRIVFAPKAGISHFQVAEISLGGVDLAQGSAVYVSSPSGHADALVGSVDADPTTVWDVPDSGSGVIWQVELSAKRALSGYVLASAPDEPEKDPQNWTVSGSDDGRDWTALDTRSGETFPDRGTGRAFAFANSTAYSMYRIVFSAPASFRLGGIAFTGDGFSTAGARAVVDYRRALDIADGTHTTHFATAQGTVLREAFASREADVIAVRFTADRPAALDALITMVSKQEGVPTTADAAGRRLSFSGTMANQLAHAAVVSISDTDGEVTAESGGLRVAGASSITLLLDARTDYRLSAAHGWRGAPPGPVIENALSAAASLSWDDLRAAHTEQVASLMQRAKVQWGQSDDEVMAMPTDRRLARYGAGESDPTLEQTLYAYGRYLLLSSSQPGGLPANLQGLWNNSNQPAWASDYHTNINIQMNYWGAESADLPESHEALAAFIREVAVPSRVATRNAFGADVRGWTARTSQSIFGGNAWEWNTIASAWYAQHLYEHWAFTQDKKYLRDLAYPLIKEICQFWEDQLKELPDGTLVAPMGWSPEHGPREDGVMHDQQIIWDLFQNYLECAEALDVDKKYRKAVADMQERLAPNKIGHWGQLQEWQTDRDDPEDIHRHTSHLFAVYPGRQITPDTPELSAAALVSLKARCGEKEGVPFTAATVSGDSRRSWTWPWRAGLFARLGDAERAGIMVRGLLTYNILQNLWANHPPFQLDGNYGIVGTMVEMLLQSHGGVIRLLPALPADWSATGSFEGLRARGGYRVDCEWSDGQVVSYDIVADRAPNMRNVIVVVNGQRRKVKPGNPKNGKPMRDLGPAD; from the coding sequence ATGATGGTCCCCCTTTCCCGTCGACAGGTTCTGCAGGTGGGCGGTCTCGCCCTTCTCGCCCCGTTCGCCCCCCAGTTCCTCGCAGCTCGGCCCGCCGCGGCGGGCGTGCACGGCGCAGGAGTCTCCCTGCGCGCCGTGGCCGCCGGAGCGATTCCCCGACCGGAGCTGTCGCCACATGCGCTCTGGTACGGCACGCCCGCGGCGAACTGGGAGACTCAGGCGCTTCCGATCGGCAATGCCCGCCTCGGCGCGAAGCTGTTCGGAAACCCGGACGCCGAGATCATCCAGTTCAGCGAACAGAGCTTCTGGGGCGGCGTCAACGACTACGATAACGCGCTCGCCGGGCAGCCCGACGGGGCGTATGACACCAGCGTCACCGGGTTCGGATCCTTCCGCGACTTCGGCGAGGTGTCGGTCGCGTTCGGGGCGCGCAACACCGTGACCTCCCCCGGTGGACCCTATGAGGTGTCCGGGGGCGAGAGCGTCGAGAAGACGTATGACGGGGATTCCGGCACGAAGTGGTGCCTGATCGCCCCGCCCGCCGAGGTGATCTGGCAGGCGGACCTGGCCGAGCCGATCGCCGTGTCCTCGTACTCGCTCACGAGCGCGAACGACGTGCCGGACCGCGACCCCCAGGACTGGCGGCTCGAGGGTTCCGCCGACGGAGCGACGTGGGTCGCGCTCGACTCGAGGGCCGAAGCCCCGTTCGCGCAGCGATTCTTCACGAAGAGCTTCGCCTTCGCGAACACGGAGGTCTACGGCCACTACCGGATCGTGTTCGCGCCGAAGGCCGGCATCAGCCACTTCCAGGTCGCCGAGATCTCCCTGGGCGGCGTCGACCTGGCGCAGGGAAGTGCCGTGTACGTCTCTTCGCCGAGCGGTCACGCGGACGCGCTGGTCGGCAGCGTCGACGCCGATCCCACGACCGTGTGGGATGTCCCGGACTCCGGGTCCGGAGTGATCTGGCAGGTCGAGCTGAGCGCGAAGCGCGCGCTGAGCGGCTACGTTCTCGCGAGCGCTCCCGATGAGCCGGAGAAGGACCCGCAGAACTGGACGGTGTCCGGGTCCGACGACGGACGGGACTGGACCGCGCTCGACACCCGATCCGGTGAGACGTTCCCCGATCGCGGCACCGGACGCGCGTTCGCGTTCGCCAACTCCACCGCCTACTCGATGTACCGGATCGTCTTCTCCGCACCCGCGTCGTTCCGTCTGGGGGGCATCGCGTTCACGGGCGACGGCTTCAGCACCGCGGGAGCACGCGCCGTCGTCGACTACCGCCGCGCGCTCGACATCGCCGACGGCACCCACACCACGCACTTCGCGACGGCACAGGGGACGGTGCTGCGGGAAGCGTTCGCGAGCCGTGAGGCCGATGTCATCGCCGTCCGCTTCACCGCAGATCGGCCCGCTGCGCTCGACGCCCTCATCACGATGGTCTCGAAGCAGGAGGGCGTGCCCACCACGGCCGACGCCGCCGGGCGCCGACTGAGCTTCTCCGGAACCATGGCGAATCAGCTCGCGCACGCGGCCGTCGTGAGCATCTCCGACACGGATGGAGAGGTCACCGCCGAATCCGGTGGACTGCGCGTCGCCGGGGCGTCCTCGATCACTCTGCTGCTCGACGCGCGCACGGACTACCGGCTCAGCGCCGCGCACGGATGGCGCGGTGCGCCTCCCGGGCCTGTCATCGAGAACGCCCTCTCGGCCGCGGCATCGCTGTCCTGGGACGACCTGCGCGCCGCTCACACGGAGCAGGTCGCGAGCCTGATGCAGCGGGCGAAAGTCCAGTGGGGCCAGTCCGATGACGAGGTGATGGCCATGCCGACGGACCGCCGGCTCGCGCGCTACGGAGCGGGGGAGTCCGATCCGACGCTCGAGCAGACCCTGTACGCCTACGGGCGCTACCTGCTCCTCAGCTCCTCCCAGCCGGGCGGTCTTCCCGCGAACCTGCAGGGTCTGTGGAACAACAGCAACCAGCCGGCCTGGGCGAGCGACTATCACACGAACATCAACATCCAGATGAACTACTGGGGAGCCGAGTCCGCCGACCTCCCCGAGTCCCACGAGGCTCTGGCCGCGTTCATCCGCGAGGTGGCCGTGCCGAGCCGGGTCGCGACGCGCAACGCGTTCGGCGCCGACGTGCGCGGGTGGACCGCTCGTACTTCGCAGAGCATCTTCGGCGGCAACGCGTGGGAGTGGAACACGATCGCCAGCGCCTGGTACGCCCAGCACCTCTATGAGCACTGGGCATTCACGCAGGACAAGAAGTATCTGCGCGACCTCGCCTACCCGCTCATCAAGGAGATCTGCCAGTTCTGGGAGGACCAGCTCAAAGAGCTCCCGGACGGAACGCTCGTGGCGCCGATGGGCTGGTCGCCGGAGCACGGGCCGCGCGAAGACGGTGTCATGCACGACCAGCAGATCATCTGGGACCTCTTCCAGAACTATCTCGAGTGCGCGGAGGCGCTCGACGTCGACAAGAAGTACCGGAAGGCCGTCGCCGACATGCAGGAGCGGCTCGCGCCGAACAAGATCGGCCACTGGGGGCAGCTGCAGGAATGGCAGACGGACCGCGACGACCCCGAGGACATCCACCGGCACACGTCGCATCTGTTCGCGGTGTATCCCGGGCGCCAGATCACCCCGGACACCCCCGAGCTCTCGGCTGCGGCGCTGGTGTCCCTGAAGGCGCGGTGCGGCGAGAAGGAGGGTGTGCCCTTCACCGCCGCGACCGTGTCGGGAGACAGCCGCCGCTCCTGGACCTGGCCGTGGCGAGCAGGCCTCTTCGCCCGCCTCGGCGACGCCGAACGTGCCGGCATCATGGTGCGCGGCCTGCTCACCTACAACATCCTGCAGAACCTGTGGGCGAACCATCCGCCGTTCCAGCTCGACGGGAACTACGGCATCGTCGGCACGATGGTCGAGATGCTCCTGCAGAGCCACGGCGGGGTCATCCGTCTCCTTCCCGCCCTTCCCGCGGACTGGTCGGCGACCGGGTCGTTCGAAGGGCTGCGGGCGCGGGGCGGGTATCGCGTCGACTGCGAGTGGAGTGACGGGCAGGTCGTGTCCTACGACATCGTCGCGGATCGGGCGCCGAACATGCGCAACGTGATCGTGGTCGTCAACGGACAGCGTCGCAAGGTCAAGCCGGGCAACCCCAAGAACGGCAAGCCGATGCGCGATCTCGGGCCGGCCGACTGA
- a CDS encoding MFS transporter, producing MTASVDRASIGLRSERGPILGALMLSTGLIAIDATILATAVPSIVRELGSYQQFPWLFSVYLLAQAVSVPIYSRFADTVGRKPIILLGIALFLLGSILCGFAWSMPALIVFRVIQGLGAGAVAPMSMTIVGDIYTVAERAKVQGYVASVWAVSSVVGPALGGIFAQLDAWRWIFWVNIPLCLIAGWMLLRTYHEKKQTQRHRIDYAGAVLLTIGLTGIILGMLEGGNAWAWLSVQSALCFGVGILALAAFVFVERRVAEPIVDLRLARRRLILTTTIVSLGVGALMIGVTSFAPAYLEGSIGIAPLLSGLAVAALTLGWPLSAANAGRLYLRIGFRRTTLIGMSIATIAAIALAAVSPWPNPFVIAGVAFLFGFGLGWSAAPTLIAAQASVGWGERGAVTGMNAFARSAGSAVGVAVFGAISNSVIAQGAGPGDPDTIIAASFWVFVAVAVTAVLTLLAAAFMPKDAVVERSGEVDG from the coding sequence GTGACTGCCTCCGTCGACCGCGCCTCCATCGGACTGCGGTCGGAGCGAGGCCCCATCCTCGGCGCGCTGATGCTCTCCACCGGACTCATCGCGATCGACGCCACGATCCTGGCGACCGCCGTGCCCAGCATCGTCCGGGAGCTCGGCAGCTACCAGCAGTTCCCATGGCTGTTCTCCGTCTACCTGCTGGCGCAGGCGGTGAGCGTGCCGATCTACTCGCGCTTCGCCGACACGGTGGGGCGCAAGCCGATCATCCTGCTCGGCATCGCCCTGTTCCTGCTCGGCTCGATCCTCTGCGGGTTCGCGTGGAGCATGCCCGCCCTCATCGTGTTCCGCGTCATCCAGGGCCTCGGCGCCGGTGCCGTCGCGCCGATGTCGATGACGATCGTCGGCGACATCTACACGGTCGCCGAACGCGCCAAGGTGCAGGGCTACGTCGCGAGCGTCTGGGCGGTCTCGTCGGTCGTCGGGCCGGCACTCGGCGGCATCTTCGCGCAGCTCGACGCGTGGCGGTGGATCTTCTGGGTCAACATCCCGCTCTGTCTGATCGCCGGGTGGATGCTGCTGCGCACGTATCACGAGAAGAAGCAGACGCAGCGGCACCGCATCGACTACGCCGGAGCCGTGCTTCTCACGATCGGGCTCACCGGCATCATCCTCGGCATGCTCGAGGGCGGCAACGCCTGGGCGTGGCTGTCGGTGCAGAGCGCCCTCTGCTTCGGCGTCGGCATCCTCGCGCTCGCGGCGTTCGTCTTCGTCGAACGACGGGTCGCGGAGCCGATCGTCGATCTGCGCCTGGCGCGGCGGCGGCTGATCCTCACGACCACCATCGTCTCGCTCGGCGTCGGCGCGCTGATGATCGGCGTGACGAGCTTCGCCCCGGCGTATCTCGAGGGATCCATCGGCATCGCTCCGCTGCTCTCCGGGCTCGCGGTCGCCGCGCTGACCCTCGGATGGCCGCTCTCGGCGGCGAACGCCGGGCGCCTGTACCTGAGGATCGGCTTCCGCCGCACCACCCTCATCGGGATGAGCATCGCGACGATCGCCGCCATCGCCCTCGCCGCCGTCTCGCCGTGGCCGAACCCGTTCGTCATCGCGGGGGTCGCGTTCCTGTTCGGCTTCGGTCTGGGATGGAGCGCCGCTCCGACGCTGATCGCGGCGCAGGCCTCGGTCGGCTGGGGGGAGCGCGGCGCCGTGACCGGCATGAACGCGTTCGCCCGATCAGCGGGCAGCGCCGTCGGCGTCGCCGTCTTCGGGGCGATCTCGAACTCGGTGATCGCGCAGGGCGCGGGGCCGGGCGACCCCGACACGATCATCGCGGCATCCTTCTGGGTCTTCGTCGCGGTCGCCGTGACCGCCGTGCTCACCCTGCTCGCCGCCGCCTTCATGCCGAAGGATGCGGTGGTCGAGCGGTCGGGCGAGGTCGACGGCTAG
- the purB gene encoding adenylosuccinate lyase — protein sequence MTFQPSLPPQPLSPLDGRYRGAVTGLADFLSEAGLNRARVEVEVEWLIALTDRSLFETSPLSDADKERLRALYRDFGQAEIDWLAEKEAVTQHDVKAIEYLVRDRLSTLGLDAIAELTHFACTSEDINSASYALTVKRAVEQVWLPALDTVIAKLRELAVEHADAPMLSRTHGQPATPSTMGKEIAVFAWRLERVRGQIAASDYLAKFSGATGTWSAHLAADPDADWPTIAREYIEGLGLGFNVLTTQIESHDWQVELYDRVRHAGGILHNLATDIWTYISLGYFAQIPVAGATGSSTMPHKINPIRFENAEANLEISGALFASLGQTLVTSRLQRDLTDSTTQRNIGVAFGHSQLALDNLRRGLNAISLSRDVLLADLDVNWEVLAEAIQTVIRAEVVAGRSTITDPYALLKELTRGHRVGGADLATFVEGLEIGDAAKQRLLALTPATYTGIAEQLAR from the coding sequence CTGACTTTCCAGCCTTCGCTCCCGCCCCAGCCGCTGAGCCCTCTCGACGGCCGCTACCGCGGTGCCGTCACCGGCCTCGCCGACTTCCTCTCCGAGGCCGGGCTGAACCGCGCACGGGTCGAGGTCGAGGTCGAGTGGCTGATCGCCCTCACCGACCGTTCCCTGTTCGAGACCTCGCCGCTGTCGGATGCCGACAAGGAGCGTCTGCGCGCGCTGTACCGCGACTTCGGTCAGGCCGAGATCGACTGGCTCGCCGAGAAGGAAGCCGTCACGCAGCACGACGTCAAGGCGATCGAGTACCTCGTGCGCGACCGGCTCTCGACCCTCGGACTCGATGCGATCGCCGAGCTCACGCACTTCGCCTGCACGAGTGAGGACATCAACTCGGCCTCCTACGCTCTCACGGTGAAGCGCGCCGTCGAGCAGGTGTGGCTGCCCGCCCTCGACACCGTGATCGCCAAGCTCCGCGAGCTCGCCGTCGAGCACGCGGACGCCCCGATGCTGTCCCGCACGCACGGACAGCCCGCGACGCCCTCGACCATGGGCAAGGAGATCGCCGTCTTCGCGTGGCGTCTCGAGCGCGTGCGCGGGCAGATCGCCGCCTCCGACTACCTGGCGAAGTTCTCGGGTGCGACCGGCACCTGGTCGGCGCATCTCGCCGCCGATCCCGACGCCGACTGGCCGACGATCGCCCGCGAGTACATCGAGGGGCTGGGGCTCGGCTTCAACGTGCTCACGACGCAGATCGAGTCGCACGACTGGCAGGTCGAGCTCTACGACCGCGTGCGTCATGCCGGCGGCATCCTGCACAACCTCGCCACCGACATCTGGACGTACATCTCGCTCGGGTACTTCGCGCAGATCCCGGTGGCCGGCGCCACCGGGTCGTCGACGATGCCCCACAAGATCAACCCGATCCGCTTCGAGAACGCCGAGGCGAACCTCGAGATCTCGGGCGCCCTGTTCGCGTCGCTCGGCCAGACGCTGGTCACCAGCCGCCTGCAGCGCGACCTCACCGACTCGACGACGCAGCGCAACATCGGCGTGGCCTTCGGGCACTCGCAGCTCGCCCTCGACAACCTGCGCCGAGGACTGAACGCGATCTCGCTGTCGCGCGACGTCCTGCTGGCCGACCTCGACGTGAACTGGGAGGTTCTCGCCGAGGCGATCCAGACCGTCATCCGCGCCGAGGTCGTCGCCGGCCGCTCGACGATCACCGACCCCTACGCCCTGCTCAAGGAGCTCACCCGCGGTCACCGCGTCGGCGGAGCCGACCTGGCGACCTTCGTCGAGGGGCTCGAGATCGGCGACGCCGCGAAGCAGCGCCTGCTCGCCCTCACCCCGGCGACCTACACGGGGATCGCGGAGCAGTTGGCGCGCTGA
- a CDS encoding low molecular weight protein-tyrosine-phosphatase, which produces MTSPDPFRVIFVCTGNICRSPMAEVVFRDLADRQGFGPRVVSRSAGTGDWHLGERADHRTIDSLARRGYDGSQHRARQFTAASFADNDLVVALDRTHERILREWARDEDEEGKVTLLLAFDPNASTHDVPDPYYAGAEMFDSVLGMIEAATRGLFQQLEPALRLPRTPRAFGASSGGLP; this is translated from the coding sequence GTGACTTCCCCGGATCCCTTTCGCGTGATCTTCGTCTGCACGGGGAACATCTGCCGCTCGCCCATGGCCGAGGTCGTGTTCCGCGACCTCGCCGATCGGCAGGGATTCGGGCCGCGCGTCGTCTCGCGCAGCGCCGGCACCGGCGACTGGCACCTCGGCGAGCGCGCGGATCACCGCACGATCGACTCACTCGCGCGGCGGGGCTACGACGGATCGCAGCATCGTGCCCGGCAGTTCACCGCGGCATCCTTCGCGGACAACGACCTCGTCGTCGCCCTCGACCGCACGCACGAGCGCATCCTCCGCGAGTGGGCCAGGGACGAGGACGAGGAGGGCAAGGTCACTCTCCTGCTCGCCTTCGACCCGAATGCGTCGACGCACGACGTCCCGGATCCGTACTACGCCGGCGCGGAGATGTTCGATTCGGTGCTCGGTATGATTGAGGCGGCGACGCGGGGCCTGTTCCAGCAGCTCGAACCCGCTCTTCGCCTCCCCCGCACGCCCCGAGCCTTCGGGGCCTCATCAGGAGGACTCCCCTGA
- a CDS encoding phage holin family protein, with protein sequence MRFIIRVVVNAFALWVVTLIPALQVVITAFPPGETLQLVLTLLAVAAIFAIVNTIIGTVVKIVAFPLYILTLGLIGLIINGFLLWLTAWITSGFGWGLTVGDFWWGVLAALIISVINGIFGFILRPQTKKQRRRD encoded by the coding sequence ATGCGCTTCATCATCCGCGTCGTCGTCAACGCCTTCGCCCTCTGGGTCGTCACGCTGATCCCTGCCCTGCAGGTCGTGATCACCGCGTTCCCGCCCGGCGAGACGCTCCAGCTCGTGCTGACGCTGCTCGCGGTCGCCGCGATCTTCGCGATCGTGAACACCATCATCGGCACCGTCGTGAAGATCGTCGCGTTCCCGCTCTACATCCTCACGCTCGGCCTCATCGGGCTCATCATCAACGGCTTCCTGCTCTGGCTCACCGCCTGGATCACGAGCGGGTTCGGCTGGGGCCTGACGGTCGGCGACTTCTGGTGGGGCGTGCTCGCCGCGCTCATCATCTCGGTGATCAACGGCATCTTCGGCTTCATCCTCCGCCCGCAGACGAAGAAGCAGCGCCGCCGCGACTGA
- a CDS encoding type II toxin-antitoxin system death-on-curing family toxin, which produces MATEYIEPEQALALIERLGLHVRDEGLLFSALARPSAGMFGVDAYPTFEEKAAALISSVAQNHALFDGIKRISLFLTFIFIELNGYEVTFTNDEAFDFVLDVAQSRLELKEIAEVIAAHIR; this is translated from the coding sequence GTGGCGACGGAGTACATCGAGCCGGAGCAGGCGCTCGCTCTGATCGAGAGGCTCGGCCTGCATGTGCGGGACGAGGGCCTTCTGTTCTCTGCGCTTGCCCGGCCGTCGGCTGGCATGTTCGGCGTCGACGCGTACCCGACATTCGAGGAGAAGGCTGCGGCGCTCATCAGTTCCGTGGCGCAGAATCACGCCCTCTTCGACGGGATCAAGAGAATCTCGTTGTTTCTCACCTTCATCTTCATCGAGCTCAACGGATATGAGGTGACGTTCACGAACGACGAAGCCTTCGACTTCGTCCTCGACGTCGCCCAGAGCAGGCTCGAGTTGAAGGAGATCGCTGAGGTCATCGCGGCGCACATCCGCTGA